From one Streptomyces chromofuscus genomic stretch:
- a CDS encoding DUF5655 domain-containing protein has protein sequence MPDLKLYNTNGGVTEVMPRLADAEADVQSIVEGNMEKLLGVRFLASEYSTGPVHGGRIDSLGLDENGAPVVVEYKRGTDAGVIHQGLYYMAWLMDHRAEFQHLVRDRLGATTAAQVLWSAPRLICVAGDFTRYDVHAVREHRRSIDLVRYRFFGKDLLGLETVASVSGRPPAAERVRRRAAVLPPVRGHGGELAELAEAVDEVLIDLGDGVSWVQRKQYRAYQRLRNFACVCPPQKTKLLVYLKADPRKVDLVPGFTRDVTGLGHHGTGDLEVQLRSEWDVERAVDLFRASYAAG, from the coding sequence GTGCCGGACCTGAAGCTCTACAACACTAATGGCGGCGTGACGGAGGTCATGCCGCGTCTTGCCGATGCCGAAGCCGATGTGCAGAGCATCGTTGAGGGCAACATGGAGAAGCTGCTCGGGGTCCGGTTCCTGGCGAGCGAGTACAGTACCGGCCCGGTCCACGGCGGCCGGATCGACTCGCTGGGCCTCGACGAGAACGGGGCGCCGGTGGTCGTGGAGTACAAACGCGGCACCGACGCCGGCGTGATCCATCAGGGCCTCTACTACATGGCGTGGCTGATGGACCACCGGGCCGAGTTCCAGCATCTGGTCCGCGACCGGCTCGGGGCCACGACCGCGGCCCAGGTGCTGTGGAGTGCGCCCAGGCTGATCTGCGTCGCCGGCGACTTCACCCGATACGACGTGCACGCCGTACGCGAGCACCGACGGAGCATCGACCTGGTTCGCTACCGATTCTTCGGCAAGGACCTCCTTGGTCTTGAGACCGTGGCTTCTGTCAGTGGGCGGCCGCCGGCCGCCGAGCGGGTTCGCCGGCGCGCGGCCGTGCTGCCGCCTGTCCGCGGGCACGGTGGGGAGCTGGCGGAGCTGGCGGAGGCGGTCGATGAGGTGTTGATCGACCTCGGTGACGGCGTCAGCTGGGTGCAGCGCAAGCAGTACCGCGCGTATCAGCGGCTGCGGAACTTCGCCTGCGTCTGCCCGCCGCAGAAGACCAAGCTCCTCGTCTACCTCAAGGCCGATCCGAGGAAAGTCGACCTCGTGCCCGGCTTCACCCGGGACGTGACGGGGCTCGGCCACCATGGCACGGGCGACCTGGAGGTGCAGTTGCGCTCCGAGTGGGATGTGGAGCGGGCCGTGGACCTCTTCCGCGCGAGCTATGCGGCGGGGTAG
- a CDS encoding pPIWI_RE module domain-containing protein: MPAYRATQATVLTFSPGASWPVTGYRATCPPGMLSLLQDAWEAHPGRRKRNGPDNLPTKSLRDLLTLIDPDITAVQWNPRHPAWLRARTEIDPDLLLIALSAWASAHVTPHVPDTDWYGRLEGAGQFEWIPEDLDLAQHGLHPNDTANPPGHVFDLLPSLVAEHLTTTDLQILGHHPDLRLGPTQADGRRTLHLGQPERLIDEDGAAGASVDVLTLHLETVPGVPEVHLHIDLGMTRFATNAVDYIPRRGNGDPTASVLLSAKEGFIHRRERPMLLQSSVTIRRRGQDSSWAWQPGVTSILARLTHHEPPSLDELRSAPGNAAAQPFAAHLVHSTGMTYRHPDQDGAPPARATHDHPVGHGYQPRDHMEVLTQVARQLEDKGLVPLTPTPKARTRAKTRLPMQLPDSPTYELEVWASSDRTWQGLQTAAADKLGLAPATSTAACASFTGPINLTLHRHDPQDLTAGLPRSTESDPAARRAAYEASEAERTTRITRAFPRLTHPIACIVEMEGAAYFSRTHQRDPKPLFKKALPSLRRNVQCLRPIPPANPNPSKAALAKRFPGTDFATTDIERATSALRDALRQAGHLPKLPAPPGIEGPFELITVWLAPAGERMLVPMLIRQHTHEEPTAQLMTTTGSLAERPMPLTALPEALVAGRGRVPRTARAALADFLTNALSLDSTADRLLLVRRARTSDKDIWPWLQDSRITFDQLVLPGIDITAPNADPVHRKPGDQPGLRIIRLRERSDRSAVPRAFGVTQEMVSAGDDTDELIPITRHGRFSGLVEVGERAFWGINPRSDQNQTPLTLTKLDPAQTANRTWTCSNPSSLEIVPAFLQDGDNPADWAMYVHAQRRLHAHTTIATTWPAIVHLAELMEEYIL; the protein is encoded by the coding sequence ATGCCTGCCTACCGCGCCACCCAGGCCACCGTGCTCACCTTTTCCCCCGGGGCCAGCTGGCCTGTCACCGGCTACCGCGCGACCTGCCCACCGGGGATGCTCAGCCTTCTCCAGGACGCCTGGGAAGCCCACCCCGGCCGCCGAAAGCGCAACGGGCCCGACAACCTGCCCACCAAGTCACTGAGGGACCTGCTCACCCTCATCGACCCGGACATCACCGCCGTGCAATGGAACCCGCGCCATCCGGCCTGGCTTCGCGCGCGCACCGAGATCGACCCGGACCTGCTGCTGATCGCGCTGTCGGCATGGGCCTCCGCTCACGTCACGCCCCACGTGCCGGACACCGACTGGTACGGCCGTCTCGAAGGCGCCGGCCAGTTCGAATGGATCCCCGAAGACCTCGACCTCGCTCAGCACGGCCTCCACCCCAACGACACCGCCAACCCTCCGGGGCACGTCTTCGACCTCCTGCCCAGCCTCGTCGCCGAACACCTCACCACCACCGACCTTCAGATCCTGGGCCACCACCCTGACCTGCGCCTTGGCCCCACCCAAGCCGACGGCCGCCGCACCCTGCACCTTGGCCAACCGGAGCGCCTCATCGATGAAGACGGCGCGGCCGGAGCCAGCGTGGACGTCCTCACTCTCCACCTGGAGACCGTGCCGGGCGTCCCCGAAGTCCACCTCCACATCGACCTGGGTATGACCCGCTTCGCGACGAACGCAGTCGACTACATCCCCCGTCGCGGAAACGGCGACCCCACCGCCAGCGTCCTGCTCTCCGCCAAGGAAGGCTTCATCCACCGCCGCGAACGTCCCATGCTCCTGCAGAGCTCCGTCACCATCCGCCGACGCGGACAGGACAGCTCCTGGGCCTGGCAGCCGGGCGTCACCAGCATCCTCGCCCGCCTCACCCACCACGAGCCACCCAGCCTCGACGAGCTGCGCAGCGCCCCCGGCAACGCGGCGGCCCAGCCCTTCGCCGCCCACCTCGTCCACAGCACCGGCATGACCTACCGCCATCCGGACCAGGACGGCGCCCCGCCGGCTCGTGCCACCCACGACCACCCCGTCGGCCACGGCTACCAGCCCCGCGACCACATGGAGGTCCTCACTCAGGTCGCCCGACAGCTGGAGGACAAGGGCCTGGTCCCGCTGACGCCCACGCCCAAGGCGCGGACCCGTGCGAAGACGCGCCTGCCGATGCAGCTGCCCGACTCCCCCACGTACGAGCTCGAAGTCTGGGCCTCCTCCGACCGCACCTGGCAAGGTCTGCAGACCGCTGCCGCCGACAAACTCGGCCTGGCTCCCGCCACCTCAACAGCGGCTTGCGCCAGCTTCACCGGGCCGATCAACCTCACCCTCCACCGCCACGACCCGCAGGACCTGACCGCCGGACTGCCACGCTCCACCGAGTCGGATCCGGCAGCCCGGCGGGCCGCCTACGAAGCCAGCGAGGCCGAACGCACCACACGAATCACCCGTGCATTCCCCCGCCTTACCCACCCGATCGCCTGCATCGTGGAGATGGAAGGCGCGGCCTACTTCTCCCGCACACACCAACGCGACCCCAAGCCGCTCTTCAAGAAAGCCCTCCCGAGCCTGCGCCGCAACGTCCAATGCCTACGCCCCATCCCGCCGGCCAACCCCAATCCCAGCAAAGCAGCCCTCGCCAAGCGCTTTCCCGGCACCGACTTCGCGACCACCGACATCGAGCGCGCCACTTCCGCCCTCCGGGACGCCCTCCGCCAGGCCGGTCACCTGCCCAAGCTCCCCGCCCCACCCGGCATCGAAGGCCCCTTCGAGCTGATCACCGTCTGGCTCGCCCCCGCAGGCGAGCGGATGCTCGTGCCCATGCTGATCCGTCAGCACACCCACGAGGAGCCCACGGCACAACTCATGACGACGACGGGCAGCCTTGCCGAGCGCCCCATGCCGCTGACCGCACTGCCGGAGGCCCTCGTCGCCGGACGCGGACGCGTGCCCCGTACCGCTCGCGCGGCCCTCGCCGACTTCCTCACCAACGCGCTGTCGCTCGACTCCACCGCCGACCGCCTGCTGCTCGTACGCCGCGCCCGGACGAGCGACAAAGACATCTGGCCCTGGCTACAAGACAGCCGCATCACGTTCGACCAGCTCGTGCTGCCGGGCATCGACATCACGGCCCCCAATGCCGACCCAGTCCACCGCAAGCCCGGCGACCAGCCCGGCCTGCGCATCATCCGGCTACGCGAGCGCAGCGATCGCTCTGCGGTGCCCAGAGCCTTCGGCGTGACCCAGGAAATGGTCAGCGCCGGCGACGACACCGACGAACTGATCCCCATCACCCGGCACGGACGATTCTCCGGCCTGGTCGAAGTCGGAGAACGCGCCTTCTGGGGCATCAACCCACGCTCCGACCAGAATCAGACCCCTCTCACGCTCACCAAGTTGGACCCGGCCCAGACCGCCAACCGGACCTGGACCTGCTCCAACCCGAGCTCCCTGGAGATCGTGCCCGCCTTCCTCCAGGACGGCGACAACCCGGCCGACTGGGCCATGTACGTCCACGCTCAACGACGCCTCCACGCCCACACCACCATCGCCACCACTTGGCCGGCCATCGTCCACCTAGCCGAGCTGATGGAGGAATACATCCTGTGA
- a CDS encoding pPIWI_RE_Z domain-containing protein, giving the protein MRDTRAWSKPLVKELADDSVRPLLGPLRPWEICALEVGLSFLDDHLPGHGVGALWPVLSGYMRLEEDLGQQIRTLRELMGPLAKTGTMREKLDQYVKLPAQVRGFEPCDMPGHKPELSTVFTRRSTPYAAARHDLYRQKLQTIAPYQTASSYRPAPLGAVCFFERADGSREQIRVPETLLPAPTPAVLPAAASRVQEPIPLTRADFQWAAEQIDKLLEAHPEIENRDFVKRFEQMEALLADHAKGHLRDQQWRMTIDRLWHVVGLMNSGKSTLLDLIAFIVARRGGKVGFVLASGSDVFAKVSFLQALGIDAVPIFGRTREGVHKDRFWRSLLHDGETTFPKGLDPAAAFADDQCYLEELRLTSRTNRAPLPREERPCTGRLTVAGESGRRDCPLLSRCPSHTAARKVAEAQVWVTTAAGLASTRMPQSQIEVRVAEAAQHHLSVLLVDEADTVQQQFDDRFLLHEILSQPGRGWSHRVGDRIGQRLEHSWFLDLLNPEVTAGDKHFRRHDQALTELYRLVIAPGADALRAVIAEGPFTGYSLLRRLVRSLHGLGERTDFTDKAELEEAADLYFEDHFASLLSAPFQAPAANWAELIEAMTAAHDTHVSAQEAAEAWITTHQPATNEAHVRGTLAECAQLLQAGVWAARITTSFFEVAQRLPAISSSPIGDGEDFWSRQPPRDLMPFVPEQAAGNLMALQWQPNPDGDSGSFSILWLRGVGRWLLYHLHDLLTAEGIEGPHVVLASATSWMPASPRFHLDVAPNLVLREPAKARAALKESKMFFRPPRYLDGRPVFTSGTGGDPIRHAHALCTAADWICNPAPGAREPLLQQARLRLAPDRQQVLFTVQSTRDAQTVADYINHKTPYTALHVIRDDDPPTRHSIPRRRLPTFAASGADILVAAEGAVQRGHNILNARRVAALGAVFYLARIHPPADDATFPLSLLSREAMRRLRDPIELADPAIDPVDLARKLRHGERRRWQQRVGEPVLFSRLTDPVEHAAFVGNFLVPLHQTIGRGIRGNEPVLVYLCDAAFAPRTATLDETAADTPRTSVIVAAQQLLHGWLTDPGPTATPAKRLDHELAHACWGLASHLLDNIDWGRR; this is encoded by the coding sequence ATGAGGGACACCCGCGCCTGGAGCAAGCCACTGGTGAAGGAACTGGCGGACGACAGCGTGCGCCCCCTGCTCGGACCCCTCAGGCCCTGGGAAATCTGCGCGCTGGAGGTGGGCCTGTCGTTCCTGGACGACCATCTGCCCGGCCACGGCGTCGGCGCCCTGTGGCCAGTGCTGTCCGGATACATGCGCCTGGAAGAGGACCTGGGCCAGCAGATCCGGACCCTGCGGGAGCTGATGGGCCCGCTCGCCAAGACCGGGACCATGCGGGAGAAGCTCGATCAGTACGTGAAGCTCCCAGCACAGGTACGGGGCTTCGAACCATGTGACATGCCCGGCCACAAGCCGGAGTTGTCGACCGTGTTCACCCGCCGGTCCACCCCGTACGCCGCGGCCCGTCATGACCTCTACCGTCAGAAGCTGCAGACAATCGCCCCCTACCAGACGGCCTCCTCCTACCGGCCGGCGCCGCTGGGTGCGGTGTGCTTCTTCGAGCGGGCCGACGGCAGCCGGGAACAGATCCGCGTCCCCGAGACGCTCCTCCCGGCACCCACCCCAGCGGTGCTACCCGCAGCGGCCTCCCGAGTGCAGGAGCCCATCCCCCTCACGCGGGCAGACTTCCAGTGGGCTGCGGAGCAGATCGACAAGCTTCTGGAAGCCCACCCGGAGATCGAAAACCGGGACTTCGTCAAACGGTTCGAGCAGATGGAAGCCCTGCTCGCCGACCACGCCAAAGGGCATCTCCGCGATCAGCAGTGGCGGATGACCATTGACCGCTTGTGGCACGTGGTCGGCCTGATGAACAGCGGCAAGTCCACCCTGCTGGATCTGATCGCCTTCATCGTCGCCCGCCGCGGCGGCAAGGTCGGTTTCGTCCTCGCCTCCGGCAGCGACGTGTTCGCCAAGGTCAGCTTCCTGCAAGCCCTGGGCATCGATGCCGTGCCCATCTTCGGACGCACCCGGGAAGGCGTCCACAAGGACCGGTTCTGGCGCTCGCTCCTCCACGACGGCGAGACGACCTTCCCCAAAGGTCTGGACCCGGCCGCGGCGTTCGCCGACGACCAGTGCTACCTGGAGGAGCTGCGGCTGACGAGCAGGACCAACCGGGCTCCGCTGCCCCGCGAGGAGCGACCCTGCACAGGCCGTCTCACCGTGGCTGGCGAGAGCGGGCGTCGGGACTGCCCGCTCCTGTCCCGGTGTCCTTCGCATACGGCGGCACGCAAGGTTGCCGAAGCACAGGTCTGGGTGACGACCGCAGCGGGCCTGGCCTCGACGAGGATGCCTCAGTCCCAGATCGAGGTCCGCGTCGCCGAGGCCGCCCAGCACCACCTGTCCGTCCTGCTCGTGGACGAAGCCGACACCGTGCAGCAGCAGTTCGACGACCGGTTCCTGCTGCACGAGATCCTTTCCCAGCCCGGCAGGGGCTGGAGTCACCGGGTGGGAGACCGCATCGGGCAGCGGCTGGAGCACTCCTGGTTCCTCGATCTGCTCAACCCGGAGGTGACGGCCGGCGACAAGCACTTCCGCCGGCACGATCAGGCACTGACCGAGCTCTACCGGCTCGTCATCGCCCCTGGCGCGGACGCCCTGCGCGCTGTTATCGCCGAGGGACCGTTCACTGGCTACAGCCTCCTGCGGCGCCTGGTCCGCAGCCTGCACGGTCTTGGTGAACGGACCGACTTCACGGACAAGGCGGAACTGGAAGAAGCCGCCGACCTCTATTTCGAGGACCACTTCGCCTCGCTGCTCTCCGCTCCGTTTCAAGCCCCTGCGGCGAACTGGGCCGAGCTGATCGAGGCGATGACGGCAGCCCACGACACTCATGTCTCGGCCCAGGAGGCCGCAGAGGCGTGGATCACCACCCACCAGCCCGCCACCAACGAAGCCCATGTCCGAGGCACATTGGCGGAGTGCGCACAACTGCTGCAGGCCGGGGTGTGGGCAGCGCGGATCACTACCTCCTTCTTCGAAGTCGCCCAACGGCTGCCCGCCATCAGTAGCTCCCCGATCGGCGACGGAGAGGACTTCTGGAGCCGGCAGCCGCCACGTGACCTGATGCCCTTCGTGCCCGAACAGGCTGCCGGGAACCTGATGGCGCTTCAGTGGCAGCCCAATCCCGATGGTGACAGCGGATCGTTCAGCATCCTGTGGCTGCGTGGGGTCGGCCGCTGGCTGCTCTACCACCTCCATGATCTCCTGACAGCCGAGGGCATCGAGGGACCACATGTCGTCCTGGCCTCCGCCACCAGCTGGATGCCCGCCTCGCCCCGCTTCCACCTGGACGTCGCCCCGAACCTCGTACTACGGGAGCCGGCCAAGGCCAGGGCCGCGCTGAAGGAAAGCAAGATGTTCTTCCGCCCGCCCCGCTATCTCGACGGCCGCCCCGTGTTCACCTCGGGCACCGGCGGCGATCCCATTCGCCATGCCCACGCGCTGTGCACGGCCGCCGACTGGATCTGCAACCCCGCCCCCGGAGCCCGCGAGCCCCTGCTCCAGCAGGCCCGTCTGCGGCTGGCCCCCGACCGTCAACAGGTCCTGTTCACCGTGCAGAGCACCCGCGACGCCCAGACCGTCGCCGACTACATCAACCACAAGACCCCGTACACGGCCCTGCACGTCATCCGCGACGACGACCCGCCCACCCGGCACAGCATCCCGAGGCGCCGCCTGCCCACCTTTGCCGCGTCCGGCGCCGACATCCTGGTTGCGGCCGAAGGCGCCGTTCAACGCGGCCACAACATCCTCAACGCCCGCCGCGTCGCAGCCCTCGGCGCAGTGTTCTACCTGGCCCGCATCCACCCACCCGCCGACGATGCCACCTTCCCGCTCTCCCTGCTCAGTCGCGAGGCGATGCGCCGCCTGCGCGACCCTATTGAGCTGGCCGACCCCGCGATCGATCCCGTCGACCTCGCCCGCAAACTCCGCCACGGCGAACGCCGCCGCTGGCAGCAGCGGGTCGGAGAGCCGGTCCTGTTCTCCCGCCTGACCGACCCGGTCGAACACGCGGCGTTCGTCGGCAACTTCCTCGTCCCACTCCACCAAACGATCGGCCGCGGCATCCGTGGCAACGAACCGGTCCTGGTGTACCTCTGCGACGCCGCCTTCGCGCCCCGCACCGCCACGCTCGACGAAACCGCGGCCGACACTCCCCGCACGAGCGTGATCGTCGCCGCCCAGCAACTCCTGCACGGCTGGCTCACCGATCCAGGCCCGACCGCCACCCCGGCGAAGCGACTCGACCACGAGCTCGCCCACGCCTGTTGGGGTCTGGCCTCCCATCTCCTCGACAACATCGACTGGGGTCGCCGCTGA
- a CDS encoding restriction endonuclease-related protein has protein sequence MELLCAALAKIRLERQRAGVQACGTDGSGPLPRAWRDARGRLWWKAQTLGLEGPANDLELFNWCRRPLGSWPVPLSLTEGDLEAVLLEGDSLSEFAEQAADLVQHADVEAELVQNQVFAALMLCARMNGGNDEVVQRVYCRLRRLLIDHAVLGDREVQVLARELPAADSDHDSFLAKFVRVAFVHHPVEAPGRVRLRRCGECRNPVDDGAVGCGTPGCTGVPERHEVACLGGYWTQHRATRQFFHDPGLLEGRLQDHLDELADERLCVEDWPSLDAWDMAVTFKAQEPGAEAECWAIDAKDCSSPALLARGFRCDPRVPTRRRIIVIPMHRLRTPGYRADLERELQGRVSGVEVLDEKTFLHQVTVRARQAGGTR, from the coding sequence GTGGAGCTGCTGTGTGCCGCCTTGGCGAAAATCCGCCTTGAGCGGCAGCGGGCCGGCGTTCAAGCCTGCGGCACGGACGGGTCGGGGCCATTGCCGCGTGCCTGGCGTGATGCACGGGGCCGCCTGTGGTGGAAGGCGCAGACACTGGGCTTGGAAGGGCCCGCCAACGACCTGGAACTGTTCAACTGGTGTCGTCGCCCGCTGGGGTCGTGGCCTGTGCCGCTATCGCTCACGGAAGGCGATCTGGAAGCGGTGCTGCTGGAAGGTGATTCCCTGTCCGAGTTCGCCGAGCAGGCGGCAGACCTGGTCCAGCACGCTGACGTTGAGGCGGAACTCGTTCAGAATCAGGTCTTTGCCGCCCTGATGCTGTGTGCCCGGATGAACGGTGGGAACGACGAGGTGGTCCAGCGGGTCTATTGCCGGCTGCGGCGCCTACTGATCGACCATGCGGTGCTCGGCGACCGCGAGGTCCAGGTGCTGGCGCGGGAACTACCGGCAGCGGACTCTGACCATGACTCGTTCCTGGCGAAGTTCGTCCGCGTCGCTTTCGTCCACCACCCGGTCGAGGCGCCGGGGAGAGTCCGCTTGCGACGCTGTGGAGAATGCCGAAATCCGGTTGACGACGGGGCTGTTGGCTGTGGGACTCCCGGCTGCACGGGGGTGCCGGAGCGACACGAGGTGGCGTGTCTGGGCGGGTATTGGACCCAGCACCGGGCCACCCGCCAGTTCTTCCACGATCCCGGATTGTTGGAGGGCCGGCTGCAGGACCACCTGGACGAACTCGCCGACGAACGCCTGTGCGTCGAGGACTGGCCGAGCCTGGACGCGTGGGATATGGCAGTGACGTTCAAGGCCCAGGAACCGGGTGCAGAGGCGGAGTGCTGGGCCATCGACGCCAAGGACTGCTCAAGCCCAGCCCTGCTCGCCCGAGGCTTTCGCTGCGATCCCCGCGTGCCGACACGGCGGCGCATCATCGTCATCCCCATGCACCGCCTCAGGACTCCCGGATACCGCGCGGATCTGGAACGCGAACTGCAGGGCCGCGTTTCCGGCGTCGAAGTCCTCGACGAGAAGACGTTCCTGCACCAGGTCACCGTCCGTGCGCGCCAAGCAGGAGGAACGCGATGA
- a CDS encoding restriction system modified-DNA reader domain-containing protein gives MFKKSPYWTNLRPQLIALAGRKCWYCEGEVSNSRLAIDHFRPKGGVVGESSHLGYYWLAYEVSNFRLICEFCNSSTDDSPTGSRVTKIHHFPLLNPDARLRAPGASPESIEKELPVLLDPIKPRDCDLLGFDSSGTARRNDHRPQSALERAANICRVTESIRIYALDRPGLNERRSRVWRDTVFKAQVLDSGIHIDGAVDRVRELIAPEAPHSSAALSALRSSRHLGSVVEQFADVLRLEPGFDGIAQPEAHTVSDLINAGSLKSGVEMVGVTDFGEVVALLLPDGGFELGARSYATPTSAARAATGRADVDGWEFWHIGVANIRVSLSQIRREFNEARTESSSEP, from the coding sequence TTGTTCAAGAAGTCCCCGTATTGGACAAACCTGCGTCCACAGCTCATCGCATTGGCTGGCCGTAAATGCTGGTACTGCGAAGGTGAGGTCTCCAACAGTCGTCTTGCGATTGATCATTTCAGGCCGAAGGGTGGCGTCGTCGGCGAATCATCGCATCTCGGCTACTACTGGCTGGCGTACGAAGTCAGCAATTTCCGACTCATATGTGAATTTTGCAACTCGTCAACGGACGACTCTCCAACAGGTAGTCGCGTTACGAAGATTCACCATTTTCCCCTGCTGAATCCTGATGCAAGGCTTCGAGCACCAGGTGCCAGCCCGGAAAGCATTGAGAAAGAGCTACCAGTCCTCCTGGACCCCATCAAGCCGAGAGACTGCGACCTTCTGGGCTTTGATTCTTCCGGTACCGCGCGGCGAAATGACCACCGCCCACAATCTGCCCTTGAACGCGCGGCTAACATATGCAGAGTCACTGAATCCATTCGCATCTATGCCCTAGATCGGCCAGGGCTGAACGAGCGGCGCAGCAGGGTGTGGAGGGATACCGTCTTCAAAGCACAAGTGCTTGACTCGGGCATTCATATTGATGGTGCCGTGGATAGGGTCCGGGAACTCATCGCGCCGGAGGCACCCCACAGCAGTGCCGCGCTGTCGGCTCTACGCAGCAGCCGCCATCTTGGCTCTGTGGTAGAGCAGTTTGCCGATGTGCTGAGACTGGAGCCAGGTTTCGATGGCATCGCCCAGCCGGAGGCTCACACCGTCTCCGACCTGATCAACGCTGGCTCGCTGAAGAGCGGAGTCGAAATGGTTGGGGTTACGGACTTTGGCGAGGTCGTGGCGCTACTCTTGCCTGACGGGGGGTTCGAACTGGGTGCACGGTCATATGCCACCCCAACGTCCGCGGCACGGGCAGCTACTGGCCGTGCGGATGTCGATGGGTGGGAATTCTGGCATATCGGCGTCGCAAACATTCGCGTTTCGCTATCTCAGATTCGGCGCGAATTCAATGAAGCTCGGACCGAATCATCGTCCGAGCCATGA